The following proteins are co-located in the Nonlabens ponticola genome:
- a CDS encoding riboflavin synthase subunit beta, which produces MGVLRRKNKKYDYEPRYYKSEEGSKPFEIKHKFDDQRTTVNRLGLKGKFNNAMRDYKEGTDALARKRIYIIVAVLVFLFLWLIDFDLSIFSF; this is translated from the coding sequence ATGGGAGTTTTGCGCCGTAAGAATAAGAAGTACGATTATGAGCCACGCTATTATAAAAGCGAGGAAGGCTCAAAACCTTTTGAGATCAAGCATAAATTTGATGATCAACGCACAACCGTAAATAGATTAGGGTTGAAAGGCAAATTCAATAATGCCATGCGTGATTATAAGGAAGGCACTGATGCGCTGGCTAGAAAACGCATTTACATCATTGTTGCAGTTCTCGTGTTTTTGTTTTTGTGGCTTATTGATTTTGATTTATCCATCTTTAGTTTTTAA